AATAGGCTGCAGCTCTTTCCTATGAGTCCATGCTGTTATAGTTGAAATTAATTGTGGCAAGAGGAGTTGGTTGAGTTGATTTTTGTGAACTGGTTTAAACATTAGGTCATTTTTTGTTTTCGGAATCATGATTTTAAACCAGAACATGTCAGAAAGGTGGACCaagttcgaggggctgaatggtctacatttgttcctatttcttgtggtcttaatGAAGTAACGTCAACTAGTTTCATAACATGGTGTTTTCCCCACCCTACATTAAATAGGAGAGCATTAGTCATACTTGCCACTTCAACCAAGAAATGCTTGTAGGGATTTAGTTGGGCTTGTCTGTGATTAGCCTGTGGGGGCACACTGGTTTGCAGGAGCAAGGGTgattttgctgtctctggctgAACTAGGCAACTTTGGTATATTTCCACTTCAGTTGAAGTTCTATTTCATACTCTGGTTTTTGTAATGAAATGCACATGTTTTGGCAAAAATTATTCAGATTAAAATAGTGGGAAAGGACAGGGGTGTCGATTTCCAAGGTTCATAATATCAGAAATTAGTACCCATatctacatttttttaaaaaaaggttgatCCTGCTgttgtgtatttccagcattgtTTCTTAAAACTTATTTTACTAATGAAGTTCCTCTACACGCTGCTAGCTGAATTGCTAGTCTCTAATTTATGTACAGAATTCAAGATGGGGGTATAAATCTAAAATGAATATGAAGCTACTGATAATCTGAGATACTGTCATGCCCTGGTTTTTCAAAATCTAACTTTCTTTCACCTCCTATTTCAGGGTTCTATGTGGATCGAGGGTACGCGTTGAGCTGTCAAATGGGATGTCACGTAAATCGCGCTATGGCCGCCCTCCTGCTCGTCGCCAGTTTGACCCTAATGACCGCTGCTATCAGTGTGGGGAGCGTGGCCACTATGCCTATGACTGCTACCGGTACAGCAAGAGAAGGCGTGGCAGCAGGTAAGCTGCAGTGGGCATGCTGGctgtaaatataggggaataggtGTCTTCTGTTGAGCGGGATAAGCATGAATCTTAGAGACTGTTATATTTTGTAACTGGCCCTTGAAAAATCTGAACAAAATTACGTTAAAAATTGTATAAAAGGCTAGGGACATTAGTAAGAGGGGTTAGATAAACTTACCAGCTCAGTGTTGCTCTAGCACAAGTGATTCAATGGAAGATGACATAACAAGCATTTTATGCGACTATTGCTCTATCTGATTTAATTTCCACAACATGCAGTATGTAGCCAAATATCACATTTTCCTGTTCTCAAATCAAATGCACTGAAACTCTTGGTCTGACAGCCTCACTGACTGGTAAAACTCAGCTTGATTATGTTATAGCACAGCAGTATTAAGGCAGTGAGTGCCATTACCTACAGCTTTAGAAGATAATGCCATTAATCCCAGTGTCctactcccaccctgccctctcccaCCAAAAAAAAAATAGTAAAACATTTTGGTGCTCTGTTGAATGTTTCTTGGCTGTAGGTAATTGAAATTATTGATGGAGATATTCAAAATGCTTTAACTTAACATTGTTAGAGGATGTGCCTATTTTGTCTAATTTCCATATATACTGTTTTAATATGCAATTGTACATTAAATGTCTGACTTGTCTTCTGTTTAAATGTTAGAATGTATACatgtttaaatgtttcaattatttAAAATTAGCCCTGTATATATTGCAAGTAACGTTTGCTATCAAGTATACATGTAGTATACAGTTGAATCCTGTTAATTGGGACTCCCAGATGGAAATTTATGGTTTACTGTAATATAAAAGTACCACAGACCTGAATCCCTTGGGATCCGTTTGATTCCGGTGAAGGTCATCTGGTCTGTCCAAATTAGCAGGTGTCAGCTGTTCGTGAAATTAATCAAAAGTTATGAATTGTTGAGATGAAAGTTGAGTCCAGAATGAGAATAAAGACAGGCTGAGGTAGTTCATTGATATTGAGCTTTGAAGAATATATCGATTGTATTGGTGGCAGGGatgaaacaatgtttttttttaacaaatctgGTGCCCACATTGATGAAAGCCTttagaatccatagaatccccaTTGTGTGGAACCAGGCTCTAATGGCCCAatgagttcacaccgaccctccgaagagtaacccacccagacccatgcctgTACTAcaatacatttacccctgactaatgcacttaacctacatgcCCTTGACCACTtaaattggcaatttagcatggccacttcacctgacctgcacatctttggattgtgggaggaaaccagagcacccggagtaaacccacacaaaCTGCTTTAACTTAACATTGGGGAGAAACTTAACgaacctggggagaatgtgtaaactccacacagacagtcgcccgaggcaggaattgaacctgggtccctaactctgtgaggcagcagtgctaaccactcagccattgAGATTTAACTCAGCTTCCCTTGTTACAAATTGCTAGTTGGAGAAGCCATACCGTTTTATATTTTTTGCTTTTTAACCATAATATTGGCAGCTCTCATTCCTTGCCCAGCTGGTTCTTCTGAAGGTTTAGCTGGTCATGCAGTCATGACAAACTTGGCTTTGCCTCCTGCATTTTAGCTCTTTTAGTATGTGCTGCATAATGTGGTGTACTTGCTTAATTGGCCATCATAagtagggtggggagggggcagtggggCAGGTGCAGTTTGTCAAACAAAATGTTGATGTGATTGTTTTCAGTCACACAATTCACATTTTACCATTGTTCATCCCTAACCACCAAGTTGAATGTGTTTTTCAAGGGCTGTTAACAATGTTTCTGGTGTAATAATTCTTTGGCTAACGATTCACCTGATCCAACCTTTCAGGTTGCTGCATTTGAGTCTGTCGCCATGATTAATGATCTTCTGACCCTCATGGCACCGGGCCTTCTAGCAAACTTTGGCCACTGCGGGTTCAGATCTTCTGTTGTGCGCATATACCTCTACCTGAGGTTCTGCTTCGTCCTGCCTTAAAAAAATCAGTCTACGGTCTTTGTGATACAGAAAATTGGCCAGTTTAAATGATGTAACGCTAAAGTACGCCCATCAAGCCAACTAATCAGGCTCTCCGGTTTGCTAGAGGAGCGTTCAACTTAATCCGTCCTAGTCCAAACTCCCCTCAAATATTCCACAATCAAGCACCACATGTATCCTGATTTGGGCTTTCTGTGTTTGGAAGATCTGCTAGACACAACGAGAAATGAACATAATTAGACCAACCTGCGTCTTCTAGATCTTCTAGATCTCTCTGGGGGCAGAGACGGCTAATCTGTTCTGTAAAGGTTAATTTCTTATCAGGAGTAGTTTTTAATTTTACaagccttttttttataaaaaacgTATTTAATTTTAATGTGCCTTTTTAACACTTCAATAACTGGCTGTATGAATccacatttaatttttttaaaataactgtTTTGATAATATTTTGACATCTTGTGCAGTATGGCTAGCTGTCACAGGTGTCCTTGCACCACATGAGCTTATTATACTCTCTTCTGTTTTAGTCGATCTCGATCTAGGTCTCGTTCCCGTTCGAGATCCAGATCAAGGGGGCGTCGTTACACCAGATCCCGCAGCCGCAGCCGCGATCGGTAAGTCACTGGACTTGCCTTTGGAGTTTGCGGTTTATTGGAACAGGAGCTTGcttttatttttccttcagaGACTGGTCTCCTGCAAATAATTTCTTTTCAATTGCAGCCGCACTCGTTCCCGTTCTCCTTCGTACTCTAAGAAGAGAAGTCGGTGAGTGGCAATCAGCAACCTTAAAATTAGAGCCAGGCTGTTCAGGGATGTTGTCGGGAAATATCTTCTCATATAAAGAGGATCAGAAATCTGGAACTCAAAAGTATTTGAAGCTGGATGTCAATTAAAAATGtcaaaactgaatttgaaaagATTTTGTTAGGTAAAGGCATTAATGGATATTGAACAAAGGTAGGTAGGTCGAGTTGAGATATAGATTATCATGgcctaattgaatggtggagcaggctcaaggtgcTGAATGGCTCACTTCTGTTCCTATGAAATTTGTGGCAAGAGCACTTTTTACTGCTTTGGGAGCAGGAAGCAGAATGAAATGGGAAATGAATTTGCAAacaaagaatgtggtgctagaaaagcacagccatgtATTTGGAGATTATGGATTATTGAGGTTCTAAATATTTTTGAAAGCTAGGGCATTATTTTGCTGAAGAAGGAAAATCTGTTTGAAAAGTTAGAATAAATTTACCAAGAAGGGGCTTGGGAGTGACCAGTATAAGTGAGTCTGAGGCTGTTTAATATATTGGTTCGAACTTTGATACAGTGAAACCCAGTAGGAATAGTGTGTGATCCAGCGTAACTCAGTATTAGGATTACAAGAAAATGAAGTGAAGTAACAATAACCTGCCTGAATGCCTTTTTTAAAATGGCAGCAACTGTGAATACACACACTCTAAGATCCTCTGCCATTGTATACAAAGGCCACAGTGCAGTATTGAACTGAGTTTCAGTGAGGTGCAGAGGATGCAGGTCCAGTTGAGGTTTTGAGGCTCGTCAAAGGGAAAGACCATAGTGAAGATGTTGGCAGAGAAGTGAAGACTTGGGGAGAGAGGGCGCGAAGTGAGGTTGCAGGAGGGAGAATTCTCATCTCATCCTCCTTTTTCCCCCTCTTGCTTGACACTGTTCACATCTGCATCCTATTTAAACTGGAACCCAAACCTGTTTAAATATGCAAACACAAATTGAAGTGGTGCATAGCGCACATGCGCTAATGTCTGCACACAACCTTTACAATATCACGTGTATGGTGTGATTTTAGGAGCCAACCTTATCTCTCTGCAGGTCCCTTACTCCATTAAGGTCCAAGTCCAGATCCCCAATTGGGAGAAGGTAGGTGGAATTTTGTTCTGTTCAGACTATAGCTCAGGAATGTTAACATTTTTAAGTAAATTACTGTGGGAGGGTGGGAATAAGAATGACCTATCGCTTGAAGGCTTTGGGGAGGATACTGAACTTAGCTCCCAAACAACATTAGTGAGTCAAATCATGCACAAAGTTCCACGTTCATTCCTGGTCAGTGCTTATTTGACCAAAATTAGTATGATATTGGCATTTATTTTATCTCTGCATCCCTGGGTTGGGAAGAAAGATTTCTGTGTCTTGATCattgtccaatctctcctgatAAAGTCACTCATGTGGACGTTAAACAGAGACCAGAAATAGCTCAAGTGTGAATCCCTCTTATATGTCAGCCATTGCATTGTAGATCAGTAGTTAATTGGACAAGCTAGTGGAATAGTTGAATTATCATCAGGAAGGGAAACAATTAGCTAGAAATTAAGACCCCAGGTACTTAAGAATTGGGGCATTGACTACTCTGCCCTTAGAtcgtgtgctgccattcaataagatcattcttGATCTAAGATAGATGTGATTTGCGTAATCATTTAGCAAGAACAAACAGCAGCCTTAACATAAAACTATGTAAACACATTCCAGGTGGTGCAATCAAATAAAAATTATCACTGATCCAAAGAAGGATATAGGGCTGACTGAAGGTTTGGTGAAAGGTAGTTTTTTTTAAGGACACAAATGACTAGAATTTTTTCCCACACCAACTTTATCCCCATCTTTCCAAAGGCTATTACCTGCTTGATGCCTGATGAACGCGTAAGTACAATGCACTTTACTTTTGAGAGTCTTGACTGTAAGTGTTGATGGACCATTTGACTGCAGGAGGTATTTCACCTAAGTCTAATCCAGTCATTACCAGAACGGATTATGTGGAAATGGACAATTAGGAAAACATGCCTGGGTTAAAATAAGTTGCCAACCATCTACGTGCTCCATCAACACCAAGACCACCTATTTCTTTATCCATAACATCAACTCAACTCCTGCTTGAGCTCatactgctgaaaccctcattcatgCGTCATTATCTCTAGACATGACTATTGCCTTCTCCAATCCTGTAACAGTACTGtaacaagaacaggccctttggtcagCCATGTCTGTGGTGACCAtgataccattctaaactaatcccaactgcctgcacatggtccatatccctccatctcTGCTTCTTCATGTTCTTCAATCAGATAAGAACTTAAGCTCATCCCAAAATTTTGCCCGTGTCCAAACCCACAGAATCTGGTTTGCCCATCAGTTTGTATTCCATGACCTACCCTGACTGCCAGTCCAACAAGCTTTCAATTTTCAAATACTCTTTGTTCTCAAACTAGCACTTCCATATCT
This genomic stretch from Hemiscyllium ocellatum isolate sHemOce1 chromosome 47, sHemOce1.pat.X.cur, whole genome shotgun sequence harbors:
- the srsf7a gene encoding serine and arginine rich splicing factor 7a isoform X1; this encodes MSYYSRSSRASDCKVYVGDLGTGAAKGELERAFSYYGPLRNVWVARNPPGFAFVEFEDPRDAEDAVRGMDGKVLCGSRVRVELSNGMSRKSRYGRPPARRQFDPNDRCYQCGERGHYAYDCYRYSKRRRGSSRSRSRSRSRSRSRSRGRRYTRSRSRSRDRRTRSRSPSYSKKRSRSLTPLRSKSRSPIGRSPSRSRSRSRSFSIKRESRSPSEGSRKTPSPGRDD